The region CTGGGCCGATTTGAAGCCTCCTGTGAGTTCGTCCAGTTGCAAGATGGAGGTGTTGAGAGTTCTATCGTGCAGAAGTGGTTCCTCATCAATGATGTGCACGAGCGGCTCTTCGAGCGCGGCCGCCTTTTGGAAGTTCAAGCAATCTCACCGGCACCGCGTTATCTCCCCTTCTGGAGTTAAACCGATGTTGGGGGGAGCATAGTGAAACTAGTGCGCCGAATATAATCCAGCATGTCAACTTCGAGACGAACCTTTGGAAATGAGAGTCTCATGCCTCTTACATGATCGCCTTCATCGGACATCGAGCATTTCTCTCTCTATCGCATAGAAACAATAGGGATCGTTGTGGAACATGCCGGTGGTCGAGTAGGACACCGAGCTGCAGCCACCGCCGCACTTGAATTCGTTCTTGCACCCAGCGCAGTTAGGTCCAGGAATCATCTTACCAGGCTTCCGGTTGTACGGGAAGCTGTCCTGACTCTCCCAGATATCCCTGAGCCGCCTCTGCCTGAGATTCCCCTCCAGGAACCTGTCGTTCCCCATCGACAGACAACCCACTATGTCTCCATCACTCGTAATCCCGATCGATGAAATGCCCGCGGTGCACCCATTCCAACTGCAGCCTGGAAGAAGCTTTGAGTAGTATCCGTAGCAGTGGGCGCCAACGACAGGTAGGTCTTCGAATTTGTTATTGATACGCTCCTTGGCTATGAACAACGCGGTCGCATAGAACTCCTCTCGGGAGAGCGTTAGCTCGCGTTGGAAATTCCCGAAAGGCATGGCAATCTGAATCTGCCAATTCACGCCCTTTCCAAAGATGATCTCCTTGAGCTTGGGAAGGTCCTTGAAGTTGATCTTGCTCACAGTCGTGATCACAGTTGTCTGGATATTGTTTTCGCGAAGGAGCTCGATCGCGGACACGGTCTTATCCCAAGCGCCCTTCCCCCGGATTTGTTCGTGGTTCTCCTTCACGCCATCCAGGCTGATTCCGACGACCTTGGGTTCGATTCTCCTGACCTTGTCGATGTATCGGTCCATCATAGTTCCATTGGACACGAAGCAGACGTTCATGCCGAGGTCCTTGGCGCTCCTTGCAACCGTGAAGCAGTCAGACCTGAGGAACGATTCTCCGCCCATCAAGGATACGTCAGCGCATCCCAGATCTGCGAGTTGCTCACATAGGTCGAAGGACTCTTTGGTTGTCAATTCGTTCTTTCTTGGGACTCCAGCAGAGGATCCGCAGTGAGTGCAACGAAGGTTGCACGCGAGAGTGAATTCCCACACGGCGCACGACAACTTTCGCTCTCTCAGAGGTCTCTGTCTAGATCTTCTTTGAGAAAGCCCCATAGTAAGTCACTACGCCAAAGGAGGATGGACTGCTGAGAGCCGCGCCAATGGAGAACGAGAAAAACGCCAGAATGGCAAGCACTACCCCGAGTAGCCACCTCCGCTTACCGCTTCTTGCAGCCATCAAGGCGCCTGTTGTGGATGCGGAGTACGGATAGCTCCCTGATGATGTGCTGCCACCTATGAGGTATCCTGCGACGAACGAACCCACAATAACGACGGCTCCAGCAATGATTGTCCAAAAACGAGATCGCTCTTCCGCTTTGCGGATTTCGCGCATGTCGTTCTCCGTCAATTGAAGATCCCGACCGATATCAATCAGCTTCGAATTCATCCAACACATGAGAGCTTCAAACTGCTATAAAAGAGCTGGTCTGGCGTTGACATAGATGTCATCGAGATTGAAACGGCCAGAGTGTCATTTTCGGTGATGCACGCCGTACTTAGGGCTCACGCCAAACGTCCCGGAAGAAGTGACCCACGTAATAACGAAAAATGTCATGAATGCGACTACGGCCACGAATACCGCTGCAATCCAGGACTTACGCGATGTTCCGACCAGAAGAACAGGGGTAAACAGCAAAGAAGCATATGGATAGCCTTCGTTGGATTGAGTTGCTGCATGTGGACTGGTCGCTTTCCCAGCTGCGAATCCTGCGAGGGCTGCGAGGATTGTCACTCCGACTTGAGCGATTCGTGACAACACGGCCTTTCGCCTAGAGGCCTTGATAGTCTGGGCATCCTCAGGGGTGACGCCCAAGTTCCGAGCGATCTCCAATGGTCTCGAACCCATCAGAGCATATGAGCTTTCCGCGGCTATTACAATTCTTCGGTCCTGTTGACCGAGAAGTCATGGCGGCCTATCTTGAGTAGGCTCCGTACATAAGCACCGGCGGATCAGGACGAGTGATAGAGTAGATTGTCCACCCAGCAAACCCGAGGATGAACCCGATGACCGCTAGTATTGACGTGCCCTTCCAGGAGCTTCTCCTAGCAATCACCATCGAAGGGATTGCCATGCTAGCCATCGCGAGGGGATAGCCGCCATACGTTTGAGGAGGCGGGAATGCGTACCTCCCGGTCAGAATGCCCATGATTGTAGTGAGCACCGGAAGCGCCAGCTGTGCTATCCTGATGATCCGGGCAACTACGGCGGCCTTTCCAATCTCGGAGATGTCGGACTCTTGTATGCCGACGGGTCCTCCGATCTCCGAGGCCCTTTTCGGGTTAATCATCAATCGTGAATCAGATTCGAATTCATTAGTGCTTTGTCATAGTTCAGATATCGGCGTCATCTTGCCAATGTCTGCGTTTCCTTCTGAGAAGCGGTGCAGCTCAGACTTCACCTTCTTTCTCAAGCCAACGTCTAGCATCAGATCGACAGTCTTGCAGTAGTGTCTGCTGACCATTTCGGGGCTTCTTCCGGATATGACGGATACTCTCGCCAGGTTCCAGTATGCGAGAGGGTTGCGCGGGTTGATGCTGAGAGATTCGGTCAATCTTTTCTCAGCCTCGGCTAGATCCTTCATGGAGAAAGCCTTCACACCAGCGCTGAAGGATTTCTGTGCTTCCTGGAGAACGATACTCAAGTCAAACAGAGCTATAGGTCTGGGATCCAGGTTTTGTATGTATGCGAGCCGCTCCTTGCGCAATCCAGGGTTCTTCAGAGAATCGCGGACAAGTGATTCGACTCTTGAGATGAACGATGCGAACTCTCTTTCCACCTCCAGTCCCTTCTTGCTTCGTGTCCAAAGCTCAAATGCCCTTTCGTGAAACCTCATATCGACAAGCTCTCTGAGGAATGCTCGTTCTTCCAAGACCTCTGGTTCGCTCAGCATGTTTGATGCAACCGCCTCATCAAGGAGCGCAAGCGGGACAATGGGATTACAGGGGGCAAGGCTCGAGATCAGTTCGTGTAAACGGTTTTTGCTCGCAATCGCACTAGGAGCCGAACGCGCCTTTTCGATCCAATTCTCCAGAGGTATCAGGATGAACGAGTCTTGCATGCCTCGAATGTTCCTTAGCCGCTTTCGAAAGCATGCGAAGAACATTTTCTCCTCTGGGTTGAACTGCTTCCTGCACTTGACCCTCATCCCAGGCTCGTAGGTGTGCGTCTTCTCCTTTTCTCTGACAGCCTCGCAGAAGCCGGTCAGCTCAAGCTCTTGTTTGAGATGCGCGAAGGTAAAACCAGATTTGTGCTGAAGTCCCGGGCTATCTATCCCGAAGATCCATTGAAGCGTGGTCTTTCTTTGCTCATTCTTCGACCGGAGCAGTTTCTTGAAGGAGCGTGAAAGATCTGGAGTTTCGAGCACCAGCTCTGCCCCCGGTTTCAGGACCCTGAACCACTCGGCGAGCACATACCTAAGACGAGCTAGGTCGAAATGCTCAATCAGCTGTGCTGCCTCAATCACATCAATGCTGTTAGATTCATAGGGTAGGGAGGAGACGTCAGCGAGCATGTCCGCAACGGACCCGTCGAACCTGTCGATGTTGATGTATCCAGGCTTGTAGGTGGATCCACATCCAAGATTGATTCTGAGCGCTTCTGCCATTTCAATTGGGAATCGCCTCTTGACTTATATCTAATGGAGGATGCCTTTCGCTTCAGTGGAGTTCGAATCGAACTCGGCTTGACTCTCGCCGACCATGTCTCTGGCGATCACAATTGGTGAGAGCATTGTTCGCAAGGATCTCTGAGGTTGATTGTCAACGCGCTTTCTATGCTCATCTTAGTTATCTTGATAATCGCCACAACTATGTTTAAGTACGCTAAGGGCCCTTTTCGCTTAACGGTTCTAGGTAATCGTTGAGCGTTGTAGATAAGGGACTTGAGGAAAATGGCCCCAAGATCATCCTCCAGAAGACAGCCTATGCCGCCGTCCAAGCCGCCTGTGCACAGGAGTTATGGCGCGCAGATGGAATAGGCGGAGGTGAAGCGCTCACGCAAGGCGGCCTTATTGCAGCTCAGGATGGGTAGGCTAGCCCACACCATAGGGATAGCTTCTGGGCTCGCACTAGCATTGACAGCGGTGATCGCTTACGGCCTGATCAATTGGGATTTCCTCAGGAATGCCTCCGAGTTCTGGGTCACTCTCAAATGGATAATCCCGCTCACTGCCGGAGTTGCTGTATCGGCAGTCGCGCTCGCGATGAAGTGGGAGCCCTACTACACGGACAGGGAAGAGACTCACTTCGTAATGAGCATAGTCGCGATGATCGCCCCAGCATTCATAATTGCGCTAATAGTCCTAGACGAATACAACTACGTCCAGCTTGGTAGGCCTGACTGGCTGTATCCAGCCTCGTTGCTCGGCATCTGTCTCACGGAGATATCCCTCGCGATGACGTGGGAGGGCTCGAGCACTCGCAGGACGATCAGCTTCGTCTCAGCGATATTCCCCATCGCGCTTCTAGTCTTCCCGATGGTCTTTCATTTCACACCGCAGGAATTGGCGAGCATACTGCCCATGGCCTACCTCGGCAGCGCGGCCGCCATTCAACTCAGCGGCTCGATGTTGCACATTATCGCCAGTTCGACCTCGGTCCAGCAACGCGAGGTCCTGAAGGCGAGCGACAGCAAACTGAAGGAGCAGCTCAAGGACATCGACAACAAGAGAAAGGCGCTTGCCTACCGCGCAGATGCTCTAAGGTCCAGGGAATCCGACCTCGAGACGTACGAGAAGAGGATCACGGACGAGATGGCGTCTGTCGAGGAACACAAGACCCAGGTCGTGGCCAGCGAGAACGAAATCGAGCAAAGGCTACAGCAGTTGCGTGCAGACAGGGAACGGCTCTCTAAACAGGAGGCGGCTTTCGAGAGCGAGCGCGAAACCCTCCGAATCAAGCTCGCAGACGTAGATTCTCAGAGGAAGGAACTCGAGAAGAGATCGAAGAGCATCGTTGCGAAAGAAGAATCACTCTTGTCCAAGGAGAGGGAGGCTAACAACCTCCTCCTCGAGGCACAGTCCAAAGACCGGGAGATGAAGAACAGGCTCTCCGAAATCGAGGCGGAGGAGTCCACCCAGGAAACGATGAGGAAGGAGCTGGAGTCGCTCCAGGATGCCCTCGCGGAGCGGGAGAAGCAGATAGGCATCAGGGAGAGCGCTCTGGACATGAAGAGCCTCGAGATAGTCGCAGCCAGAGAGCAGCTGGGCACCGTCGCCGCCGAGAAGACAAACATCAAGAGCGTAGAGCAGCAGCTGCTGATGAGACAGGAGTCGCTCTCGGAGAAGGAGATCAACCTCAGGGCGATGGAGGACGATCTAAGAAAGAAAGCAGAGCGCGCGGAGCGGCTCACGGGACGCGCGGACAAACAGATGAACGAGCTTGTCGAGAAGGAGAGTTCGCTTCTGAAGCGCGAACAGACTATTGCGGAGAAGGAAGCCGAACTGAGGGCGGAGATAGAGAAGCTGAACTCAGGCCTTGAAGAGATGCAGAGCGCAAAGGCCACGATAACCAATCATGAAAAACAGTATTTCGATCTGACTGAGACGACGAGATCGAAGCTCACAGCCGTCTCCGTCAGGGAAGAGGAGATGGCCAGGAAGATGGCCGCCCTGGAGAAGCGCGAGGAGAAGATCAAGGAACTGGAGTTGCGGCTCAAGACCGAGCATGATTCCATGAACTCCAAGCTCAGAGGGCTCCTGGCGAAGGAGAAGGACCTCAAGGCAGAGGAGGCGGAAGTTGGTCTGCGGCATGCGGAGCTCAGAGCCATGGAGCGAGAGATTCTCGAGAGCGTTGAGGATGTCGAGGAGGTCCGGGCGGAGGTTCCTGAGGAGGATGAGGGGCAGGAGAAAACGCTTGATTACCGCGAGAAGCGCCTGGTGGAGAAAGAGAGGGAGGCTAAGTCGCGGCTCTATCAGCGGGAGAAGGAGCTCGAGAAGCGCGAGGATTCCCTCAGAATGCATCTCCAGAAGGACGTCGAGGGGATGGAGGAGGCCGTCGAGGAGGAGTACTCCGAGCAAAAGGTCAAGACAGGCATGGAACGCCTGGACGACCTTCTGATGGGCGGAATGCCGTTCGGGTCAAATGTGCTCTTTGTGGGTCCGCCGTTCATTGGCAAGGAAGTGGCCATGCTAATGTTCATCGCCGAAGGACTCAGAAAGGGGGTTCCGGCTGTGATCGTCACGACCTCTCGTCCGCCCTCTGAGATATCCAAGGAGATGGCGCCGATACTTCCCGCCTTCATGGAGTTCGAGCAGGTGGGATTGGTGTACTGGATAGATGCGTCCGGCATGCAGACTGGCGTTAGGGACGAATCTGTGACCGAGACAAAAGTGACGAGGGTTTCGGGCCCTGGGAACTTCAAAGCCATAACCGATGCGGTAGACGCGTGCATCAAGTCCATTGCGAGGCAGAAGCAGCCGTATTTCAGGGTCGCCTACATGTCCCTCTCGATGAGCATCACGCAGTCGGACGAGAAGAGCTCCTTCCAGTTCATCCAGAGCCTGGCCGGGAGACTGAAACAGGGTGGTGCGGTCTCGGTGTTTGCGGTTGAGCGCGGGATGCATACGGAGCAGCAGCTCGAGTCGATCCAGCATCACATGACGGGAGCCGTTCAGTTCAAGACAGACAAACAGAAGACCTTGCTGAGTGTCCAGGGCGTCGGCGATGCCCAGACCCGGGACTGGATAGAGTACAGACACAGTAGCAAGGCGCTGATGATCGGAGCATTTTCACTTGAGAGGATAAGGTAGCTTATACCCTCCGTGCCTTGTGGGGAATTGAGCAGGTCTTGGTAGCGAGGGTCCAGGTCAGATGATTCAGCAAGGCAATGGCATCCTGGTCAAGATGGATGGATGCTCGTTCAGGTTCGACCCGAAACGCGTCCTCAATGACGAGGTGTCCATGATATCCCATGCGCACACGGATCACCTTCCCACCTCATTTGAGAGGCCTCTTGCGATATGTTCGCCCGTTACGAGAGATTTCGTGAAGGTCCGGAGGAAGAGAGAGATAGAGATATGCTCGGACGACAGGGTGAAGGTGCTCGAGGCCGGGCACATCGCTGGGTCGAGAATGTTCCTTGTCCAGGGAGAATCCAAAGTCCTGTATACAGGGGATTTCTGCACCCGGGAAAAGAAGAGCACGAAGGCGGCGAAGCCCCACAAATGCGATATACTGATCACGGAGGCCACCTATGGAAAGCCTCGATACGTCTTCCCGGACCATGCCGAGATGATGTCCGTCGTCAGGGATTGGCTGGATGACATAGTGAAGCGTGATGGCAGTGCGGTGCTCTTCGCATACCCCCTTGGGAAGTCTCAGGAACTCACAGTCTCACTGAAGGACCTTCCATTGGTTCTCCACCCAACAATCGCCGACAACAACCGTCTGCTCAGGAAGCACGGATACGATCTTGTCGAGAAGGAGTTCGACGGGCATCACACGAAACGGCCCTTCGTGTACATCACTTCTGGATTGGGGAAGGACGCGGAGCGGGTCGAGTCGCTCGTCAGGCATGGGGCCAAGACCGCGGCATTCTCGGGCTGGGCTCTGGACAAGGGTTTCACATATCAATCAGGTGTCGACGAGGCATTTCCTGTATCGGACCACTGTGGATTCGA is a window of Candidatus Thermoplasmatota archaeon DNA encoding:
- a CDS encoding radical SAM protein, encoding MSCAVWEFTLACNLRCTHCGSSAGVPRKNELTTKESFDLCEQLADLGCADVSLMGGESFLRSDCFTVARSAKDLGMNVCFVSNGTMMDRYIDKVRRIEPKVVGISLDGVKENHEQIRGKGAWDKTVSAIELLRENNIQTTVITTVSKINFKDLPKLKEIIFGKGVNWQIQIAMPFGNFQRELTLSREEFYATALFIAKERINNKFEDLPVVGAHCYGYYSKLLPGCSWNGCTAGISSIGITSDGDIVGCLSMGNDRFLEGNLRQRRLRDIWESQDSFPYNRKPGKMIPGPNCAGCKNEFKCGGGCSSVSYSTTGMFHNDPYCFYAIEREMLDVR
- a CDS encoding methyltransferase domain-containing protein; this encodes MAEALRINLGCGSTYKPGYINIDRFDGSVADMLADVSSLPYESNSIDVIEAAQLIEHFDLARLRYVLAEWFRVLKPGAELVLETPDLSRSFKKLLRSKNEQRKTTLQWIFGIDSPGLQHKSGFTFAHLKQELELTGFCEAVREKEKTHTYEPGMRVKCRKQFNPEEKMFFACFRKRLRNIRGMQDSFILIPLENWIEKARSAPSAIASKNRLHELISSLAPCNPIVPLALLDEAVASNMLSEPEVLEERAFLRELVDMRFHERAFELWTRSKKGLEVEREFASFISRVESLVRDSLKNPGLRKERLAYIQNLDPRPIALFDLSIVLQEAQKSFSAGVKAFSMKDLAEAEKRLTESLSINPRNPLAYWNLARVSVISGRSPEMVSRHYCKTVDLMLDVGLRKKVKSELHRFSEGNADIGKMTPISEL